Part of the Candidatus Edwardsbacteria bacterium genome, TGATTAATATTTTTTTTACCGCAAAGACGCTAAGGACGCAAAGATTTTATGCTTTCAGTTTTTAAGAAATGATCCGTGCAAATCAGTATTAATCCGTCTAATCCGTGTGCAATTGAAAAATAATGTCCGAAGATAAAAGAACGATCCTGTCTGTCAGCCAGCTGACCGGCGAGATCAAGCGGGTGCTGGAGAACAGCTTCCCCCGTCTGTGGGTGCAGGGCGAGATATCCAACCTGACGGTCCACAGTTCCGGGCACCTGTACTTCTCCCTGAAGGACGCTGGCAGCCAGGTGCGCTGCGTGATGTTCCGCAGCTACGCCAAAGACCTGATGCTGATGCCCCAGGACGGCATGCAGGTGGTGGTCCAGGGGGACGTCACGGTCTTCGACCGGGCCGGGCAGTATCAGCTCAGTGTCCAGCAGCTGCAGGTGGCGGGATCCGGCGAGCTGGCCCAGGCCTTCGAGCGTCTGAAAAAAAAGTTGGCCGACGAGGGGCTGTTCGATGCGGAATTCAAGCAGGAGCTTCCGGCCTATCCCAAAAGCATCGGGATAGTCACCTCGCCTACCGGGGCTGCCATCCGGGATATCGTCAAAGTGGCCCGCCGCCGCTGGCCGGGAATAGAGCTGATCCTCTGCCCGGTGCCGGTGCAGGGAGTAGGGGCGGCCGAAAAGATCGCCCGGGCGGTGGATGATCTCAACCAGTACGGTAAGGTCGATCTTTTGATCGTGGGCCGGGGCGGAGGCTCGGCCGAAGACCTGTGGGCCTTCAATGAGGAAATTCTGGCCCGGGCCATCTTCAACTCAAAGATACCGGTCATCTCGGCGGTGGGTCACGAAGTGGATTTCACCATCTCCGACCTGGTGGCCGACCTTAGGGCGCCCACCCCGTCGGCGGCGGCCGAACTGGCGGTACCCGATGTCAGGGAAATAAGATCGAACCTGTCCGACCTGGCCCAGAGAATAATTTCTTCAATAAATGATATGCTGGATAGCGCCGAGGTCAGGTTGTCTTCGCTGCAGCGCAGCTACGGCCTGAACCGCCTGCAGGATATGTTATCCCAGAAATCGCAGCAGTTGGACTGGGCGGGAACATCTTTGAATAATAAGATCAACGACCGGGTCGGATCGTATAACAATAGGCTTCAGGGACAGGCGATAGCTTTAAAAGCGCTGGACCCCAAAAATACCCTCAAGCGGGGATACAGCATCTGTCGCGATCAGAACGGGCGGGTGGTGGTGTCTTCAAAAGCCCTGGATAAGGGCAAATTGATAACTGCCGAGTTCCATGCCGGCAAAGCTCAAATGACAGTCGAGGAAACCATGCCATGAAAAAAGCAAAAACAGATGCCGATTTCAAATTCGAAAAAGCCCTGGCCCGTATCGAGCAGATAGTGGACCAGATGGAGTCCGGCGAGATCGAATTGGACAAAGCCCTCAACCTCTATCAGGAGGGCATGGAGCTGATGGCCGGATGCCAGGCCACTTTGGAAGAAACCCAAAATAAAATAAAAAAAATAACCAGGGACATCCAGGGCAGGCTGAAGGTTGAAGAGCACCATATGGAGGAGAATTAAATGGCCCAGAAGAAGACCGTCAAGAAGACAGCTGCAACCAAAAAAAAGCCCGTTAAGAAGATAACGGCGGCCAGGAAAAAATCCGTCAAGAAAACCCCTGCGGTCAGGAAACAGGCCCCGGCCGTGAGGCCGGCTCCGGCCAAAAATGAAATGCCGGCCAAGGTCAAACCCTTAAGCGGCCTGGCCAGGCTGATGGAGGAGGTCAAGTGCCGCAAGGAGAAGGTCTACCAATACCTCCAGTTGAAGGACCGGCCGGAAAAATTCCAGCCCGAAGACATCTACTGCGGGGTGCATAAATACCTCAAGGCCGGCGGCAAGTCGCTCCGGCCGGCGGTGCTGTTGCTGGCCTGCGGGGCGGTGGGCGGGGACGAGGACAAGGCCATCCCGGCGGCGGCGGCGGTGGAGGTCTACCATACCTGGACCCTGGTGCATGACGACATCATCGACCGCGACGGCACCCGGCGCGGGGTGGCCACCGTCCACGAGGAGCTGAAGAACCGGGCCATCAAGAAGCTGGGCCTGAAGGGCGAGGAGGCGGCGCACTACGGCCAGGCCATGGCCATCCTGGCCGGGGACCTGCAGCAGGGCTGGACCATCTCACTGCTGACCGAGCTGGCCAGGGAAAAGGGCATCAGTCCCATCCTGGTGCTGCAGCTGATCCTGGACCTGGAGGTGGACGTCCAGTGCAACCTGATCGAGGGCGAGGCCCTGGACCTGCAGTATTCCAAGGTGCCGATCGAGGCCTTGAGCGAGGAAAAGATCCTGGCCATGCTGTGGAAGAAGACCGGGGCCCTGTACCAGTTCGCCGGCAGGGCCGGGGCCATGATCGGGATAGACCAGCCCAACAGCCGCCATCCCTATGTGGAGGCCCTGTCGCTGTTCACCTCCAACTGCGGGATCGCCTTCCAGCTGCAGGATGACATTCTGGGCATCCTGGCCGACGAGAAAAAACTGGGCAAGCCGGTGGGCTCGGACATCAGGGAAGGCAAGCGGACGGTGATCGTCTATCACGCTCTGGGCGAGGCCAATCGCAAGGAGAAAAGCCTGATCCTGAAGACTTTAAACAATTCCAAGGCCGCTCCCAATCAGGTCAAACAGGTGACCAAGCTGTTCCAGGAGCTGGGCAGCATCGCCTACACCGCAGAGATGGCCCAGAAATACGTCCGCAAGGCGGTGGCCGCCCTGGAGACGCTGCCCGACAGCGAATACAAAAAGCTGCTGATGCTGTGGGCGGATTATATGATCAACCGGGAATTTTAAATCATTTCGGCCATGCTGTTTTGGGACGTTTTAAAGAACAGGATCCTGTGGGCGGTGGTGGCCAGCGGGATCTCCACCCAGGTGCTAAAAGCCTTCGCCTCCGTCATCTGGGAGGGGCACATCAACTGGCGGCGCACCCTGGAGCCCGGGGGCATGCCCAGTTCCCATGCCGCCTCCTCGGTAACCCTGGCCACCATGATCGGCCTGGCCGCCGGGTTCGACAGCCTGCTGTTCGCCCTGACCGCTTATATCAGCTTCGTGGTGATGTACGATGCCGCCGGGGTCCGCCGGGCGGTGGGGAAGCAGGCCATACTGCTTAACCGCCTGCTGGAGAGCCGGACGCTTAAGAAGAGGGCCGGGGGCGAGAAGCTTCGGGAGCTGCTGGGACATACTCCGGTGGAGGTCATCGCCGGAGGCTTTTTGGGCCTCATCTGGGGCCTGCTGTTTCATTATGTATTTTAATCGGACATTATGTACTTAGAGAAAATAAATTCACCGGCCGATCTCAAGGAGCTGAGACTGGACCAGCTGGACATCCTGGCCCGGGAGGTGAGGGAGAGGATCATCACGGTGGTATCCCGCAACGGGGGACATCTGGCCCCCAGCCTGGGCACTGTGGAATTGACCATCGCTTTGCATTACGTGCTGGATACCCCCCAGGATAAATTGGTGTGGGACGTGGGCCACCAGGCTTACGCTCACAAGATACTGACCGGGCGCCGGGAACAATTCGACACCGTTCGGACCTATAAGGGTTTGAGCGGTTTCCCCAAAAGGGCCGAGAGCCCCTACGATAATTTCGACACCGGCCATGCCTCGACCTCAATCTCCGCGGCACTGGGGATGGCCTGTGCCCGGGACCTGAACGGTGAAAATTTTCGGACGGTGGCCGTCATCGGGGACGGTTCTCTGACCGGAGGCTTGGCCTTCGAGGGGCTGAACCATGCCGGGCAGCTCAAGAAGAACATGCTGGTCATTCTCAACGACAACCGGATGGCCATCTCCAAGCGGGTGGGGGCCCTGGGGCAGTATCTGACCAAGATCACCACCACTCCGGCCTATACCAATTTTGAAAAGAACCTGTGGGATTTTTTGGGGCGGCTGCCGGCCAACATCGGGGGCCCGTCGAGGGTGGCCTTCCGGCGTCTGCGCCAGGGCTTCAAGAACCTGATCGTGCCGGGGCTGACCTTCGAAGAACTGGGATACCATTACGAGGGCCCGATAGACGGGCACGATATCGCGGCTTTGGTGGATGTTCTGCGGAGGATCAAGGACCAGCCGGGCCCGACCTTTCTGCATGTGCTGACGGTCAAGGGCAAGGGTTACGAGCCGGCCGAGGAGAATGCCGAAAAATTTCACGGGGTGGGCGCCTTCGATCCGGAGACCGGCGACCCGCTGTCCTGCAAGAACATCTGCTCCTATACCGAGGTATTCGGCAAATCACTGGTGGAGCTGGCCAAGACCGACCCCCGGATAGTGGGTATCACCGCGGCCATGCCGGAGGGGACCGGGCTGGACTATTTCCGGAGGGTTTTCCCCGACCGCTTCTTTGATGTCGGCATCGCCGAACAGCACGCCCTGACCTTTGCCGCCGGGCTGGCGTCCCAGGGATTCAAACCGGTGGTGGCCATCTATTCCACTTTCCTGCAGAGGGGCTACGACCAGATCATCCACGACATAGCCCTGCAGAAGCTTCCGGTGATCATGGCCATAGACCGGGCCGGCCTGGTGGGCGAGGACGGGCCGACCCATCACGGGCCGTTCGATCTGTCGTTCCTGCGCTGCATTCCCAACCTGACGGTGATGGCCCCCCAGGACGAATGGGAGCTGGCCTCCATGCTGAGAACCGCCCTGCAGATCAGAGGGCCGGCGGCCATACGTTACCCCAGAGGTCCTGGTTTCGGGGTAAGCCTGAAAAATCCAGGTTTGCTCGCTTCGGGCAAAGCCGAGATCACCCGGCCGGGCAAGGACGGGGCCCTGCTGGGGATCGGCATCATGTCCACTGTCGCCCGGCAGGCGGCCGATGAGCTGGCCAAGGAGGGACTGGAACTGGAGGTGGTCAACGCCAGGTTCGTCAAACCGCTGGATCAGGAAACTATAACCGGGCTCCTGAAACGCCATAAAAGGATCATCACCCTGGAGGAGAACGTGCGGGACGGCGGTTTCGGTTCGGCCGTTATGGAATTGGCCGAGGCCGGGGGCCTGTCCTGCCAGATAAAAATCCTGAGCCTGCCGGATGAGTTCATCGAGGCCGGCCCCAGAAACAAGCTTCTGGAGATCCATCGGCTGGACCGGGACGGAGTGATCCAGGCCGCCCGTGAATTCTTTGTCCGCTGATCTCCGATATATGGATGCCATCCTCAATATAAACAAACCGCCGGGAATGACCTCCTTTGCCGTAGTATCAAGGGTCCGGCGGCTTTTGAAAATCAAGAAGGCCGGGCATGCCGGGACCTTGGACCCCATGGCCGTCGGGGTGCTGCTGGTGGTTACCGGCCGGGCCACCCGGCTTTCCCAGTTCCTGATGGGCCGGCCCAAGGAATATCTGGCAACCATCAAGCTGGGGATCGAGACCGATACCTGCGACCTGGAGGGGCAGGTGATAAGGCAGTGCGATGTCCCGGATATCGCCCGGCCGCAGCTTCTGTTGGCGCTGAACGAATTTACCGGGGACATCTGGCAGACTCCGCCCAGTTTTTCGGCCATCAAGATCGACGGCCAGCCGGCCTATAAAAAAGCTCGGCAGGGGAAGGCGGTGAAGATCCCGGAACGGCAGGTGAGGGTGGATGCGATCGATCTTATCGGCGTTGCTGGCGATGAGATAACCATCAAGGTCCGCTGCTCCAAGGGCACCTATGTCCGTTCGCTGGCCCGGGATATCGGCCAGCGCCTGGGCAGCTGCGGGACCCTGGCGGCCCTG contains:
- a CDS encoding divergent PAP2 family protein; amino-acid sequence: MLFWDVLKNRILWAVVASGISTQVLKAFASVIWEGHINWRRTLEPGGMPSSHAASSVTLATMIGLAAGFDSLLFALTAYISFVVMYDAAGVRRAVGKQAILLNRLLESRTLKKRAGGEKLRELLGHTPVEVIAGGFLGLIWGLLFHYVF
- a CDS encoding polyprenyl synthetase family protein gives rise to the protein MAQKKTVKKTAATKKKPVKKITAARKKSVKKTPAVRKQAPAVRPAPAKNEMPAKVKPLSGLARLMEEVKCRKEKVYQYLQLKDRPEKFQPEDIYCGVHKYLKAGGKSLRPAVLLLACGAVGGDEDKAIPAAAAVEVYHTWTLVHDDIIDRDGTRRGVATVHEELKNRAIKKLGLKGEEAAHYGQAMAILAGDLQQGWTISLLTELAREKGISPILVLQLILDLEVDVQCNLIEGEALDLQYSKVPIEALSEEKILAMLWKKTGALYQFAGRAGAMIGIDQPNSRHPYVEALSLFTSNCGIAFQLQDDILGILADEKKLGKPVGSDIREGKRTVIVYHALGEANRKEKSLILKTLNNSKAAPNQVKQVTKLFQELGSIAYTAEMAQKYVRKAVAALETLPDSEYKKLLMLWADYMINREF
- the dxs gene encoding 1-deoxy-D-xylulose-5-phosphate synthase — its product is MYLEKINSPADLKELRLDQLDILAREVRERIITVVSRNGGHLAPSLGTVELTIALHYVLDTPQDKLVWDVGHQAYAHKILTGRREQFDTVRTYKGLSGFPKRAESPYDNFDTGHASTSISAALGMACARDLNGENFRTVAVIGDGSLTGGLAFEGLNHAGQLKKNMLVILNDNRMAISKRVGALGQYLTKITTTPAYTNFEKNLWDFLGRLPANIGGPSRVAFRRLRQGFKNLIVPGLTFEELGYHYEGPIDGHDIAALVDVLRRIKDQPGPTFLHVLTVKGKGYEPAEENAEKFHGVGAFDPETGDPLSCKNICSYTEVFGKSLVELAKTDPRIVGITAAMPEGTGLDYFRRVFPDRFFDVGIAEQHALTFAAGLASQGFKPVVAIYSTFLQRGYDQIIHDIALQKLPVIMAIDRAGLVGEDGPTHHGPFDLSFLRCIPNLTVMAPQDEWELASMLRTALQIRGPAAIRYPRGPGFGVSLKNPGLLASGKAEITRPGKDGALLGIGIMSTVARQAADELAKEGLELEVVNARFVKPLDQETITGLLKRHKRIITLEENVRDGGFGSAVMELAEAGGLSCQIKILSLPDEFIEAGPRNKLLEIHRLDRDGVIQAAREFFVR
- the truB gene encoding tRNA pseudouridine(55) synthase TruB; its protein translation is MDAILNINKPPGMTSFAVVSRVRRLLKIKKAGHAGTLDPMAVGVLLVVTGRATRLSQFLMGRPKEYLATIKLGIETDTCDLEGQVIRQCDVPDIARPQLLLALNEFTGDIWQTPPSFSAIKIDGQPAYKKARQGKAVKIPERQVRVDAIDLIGVAGDEITIKVRCSKGTYVRSLARDIGQRLGSCGTLAALTRTAVGEFRLEQALELECITEQDGVSMDQALAFMPEVIIDPDGYQRIKHGNAIMVAEKGERDIYHRIKYDGQLVALGQFKDDHQVHPEIVL
- the xseA gene encoding exodeoxyribonuclease VII large subunit, coding for MSEDKRTILSVSQLTGEIKRVLENSFPRLWVQGEISNLTVHSSGHLYFSLKDAGSQVRCVMFRSYAKDLMLMPQDGMQVVVQGDVTVFDRAGQYQLSVQQLQVAGSGELAQAFERLKKKLADEGLFDAEFKQELPAYPKSIGIVTSPTGAAIRDIVKVARRRWPGIELILCPVPVQGVGAAEKIARAVDDLNQYGKVDLLIVGRGGGSAEDLWAFNEEILARAIFNSKIPVISAVGHEVDFTISDLVADLRAPTPSAAAELAVPDVREIRSNLSDLAQRIISSINDMLDSAEVRLSSLQRSYGLNRLQDMLSQKSQQLDWAGTSLNNKINDRVGSYNNRLQGQAIALKALDPKNTLKRGYSICRDQNGRVVVSSKALDKGKLITAEFHAGKAQMTVEETMP
- the xseB gene encoding exodeoxyribonuclease VII small subunit yields the protein MKKAKTDADFKFEKALARIEQIVDQMESGEIELDKALNLYQEGMELMAGCQATLEETQNKIKKITRDIQGRLKVEEHHMEEN